Proteins from a genomic interval of Prevotella sp. E13-27:
- the coaW gene encoding type II pantothenate kinase, translating to MGIIIGIDVGISTTKIVGLRDGKPTAPIRITAADPVTSLYGAFGKYLYDNNIALSEVEHVMLTGVGAGYVKNDVYGVATSRCDEFIADALGARYESNIDHAIVISMGTGTSFVMCKGNEMSHVGGIGIGGGTLQGLSRICLGTSDINQISELALQGNLKNVNLLIGDISAQPLPGLPMEATASIFARAKSDTSKEDVAAGIIGMVLQTIGSASVLAAQGTGCRDMVLIGNLTLLPQCKDIFPPLEKLYNVRFHIPKYSEFCTAIGAALAYNTSNVKLK from the coding sequence ATGGGAATAATAATTGGAATTGATGTGGGCATATCGACCACAAAGATTGTCGGACTGCGTGACGGAAAGCCTACGGCTCCTATACGCATAACTGCTGCTGACCCTGTGACGTCGCTTTATGGTGCCTTTGGAAAATATCTCTATGACAACAACATCGCTCTGTCAGAGGTTGAACACGTAATGCTGACAGGCGTTGGAGCAGGCTATGTGAAGAACGATGTCTATGGAGTGGCTACCAGCCGATGCGACGAGTTTATTGCCGATGCTCTTGGCGCACGCTATGAGTCAAACATCGATCATGCTATAGTCATCTCAATGGGAACAGGAACGTCGTTTGTTATGTGTAAGGGCAACGAGATGAGTCATGTTGGAGGTATCGGCATAGGTGGCGGCACTCTGCAAGGACTGTCGCGTATCTGTCTGGGTACTAGTGATATAAACCAGATTTCAGAATTAGCCTTGCAGGGTAATCTTAAGAATGTAAACCTTCTTATTGGTGACATCTCTGCCCAGCCTCTTCCAGGACTTCCAATGGAGGCTACTGCCAGCATCTTTGCTCGTGCTAAGAGCGATACGAGTAAGGAAGATGTGGCAGCTGGCATCATAGGAATGGTGCTCCAGACCATTGGCTCTGCTTCAGTATTAGCAGCTCAGGGAACAGGCTGTCGCGATATGGTGCTCATAGGCAATCTTACCCTTCTGCCACAATGCAAAGACATTTTCCCTCCGCTTGAGAAACTCTATAATGTGCGTTTCCACATTCCTAAGTATTCAGAGTTCTGTACAGCCATCGGAGCCGCATTGGCCTATAATACCAGTAACGTGAAACTGAAATAA
- the greA gene encoding transcription elongation factor GreA gives MEYMSQEGYDKLVAELRQLETVDLPQVKDAISEARDKGDLSENFEYHAAKREQGRILGRIRFMQRVLENARVLDMSRVHTDCIQLLSRVEMTNLANNSRMTYTIASPHEANLREGKISVKSPIAEALLGKKAGDEVEVKVPAGTLRLRIESVSI, from the coding sequence ATGGAATATATGTCTCAAGAAGGCTACGACAAACTCGTGGCTGAATTGCGTCAATTAGAGACCGTCGATCTGCCTCAGGTGAAGGATGCCATTTCCGAGGCTCGCGATAAGGGCGACCTCAGCGAGAACTTTGAGTATCATGCTGCCAAGCGTGAGCAAGGCCGCATTCTGGGCAGAATACGTTTTATGCAGAGGGTGCTGGAGAATGCTCGCGTGCTTGACATGTCGAGAGTTCATACTGACTGTATACAGTTGCTCAGTAGGGTAGAGATGACTAATCTTGCAAACAACAGTCGCATGACCTATACGATAGCAAGTCCCCATGAGGCTAATCTGCGAGAGGGAAAGATTTCTGTTAAGTCGCCCATTGCTGAGGCTCTGCTTGGCAAGAAAGCTGGCGATGAAGTGGAAGTGAAAGTTCCAGCAGGAACGCTTCGCCTTCGCATTGAGAGTGTCTCTATATAA
- the hisG gene encoding ATP phosphoribosyltransferase, whose amino-acid sequence MLRIAVQSKGRLFDDTMNLLSESDIKVGASKRTLLVSAQNFPLEVLYLRDDDIPQSVATGVADIGIVGENEFVERGAEAEIIRRLGFSKCRLSLAIPKAENYTGLSWFNGKKIATSYPVILKKFLADNNLNAEIHVITGSVEISPGIGLADAIFDIVSSGSTLVSNNLSEVEVVMKSEALLIGYPGMSEEKRQILDEMLFRFEAVRQAEDKKYVRMNAPKDRLEEIIDVLPGLKSPTVIPLADNNWCSVHTVLDEKRFWEIIGKLKELGAQGILVTPIEKMIL is encoded by the coding sequence ATGCTTAGAATTGCAGTACAATCGAAAGGACGTCTGTTTGATGACACGATGAACCTTTTGTCAGAGTCAGACATAAAAGTAGGAGCTTCAAAACGCACACTTCTTGTCAGCGCCCAGAATTTCCCATTGGAAGTGCTATATCTAAGAGACGATGACATTCCACAAAGCGTAGCAACAGGCGTGGCAGATATAGGCATCGTTGGCGAGAACGAGTTTGTGGAGCGTGGTGCTGAAGCAGAGATCATCAGACGACTGGGATTCTCGAAGTGCCGCCTGTCGCTCGCCATTCCCAAGGCAGAGAACTACACAGGCCTTTCATGGTTCAATGGAAAGAAGATTGCCACAAGCTATCCTGTCATTCTGAAGAAGTTCCTTGCTGACAACAATCTTAATGCAGAGATTCACGTAATAACAGGTTCAGTAGAGATTAGCCCAGGCATTGGTCTTGCTGATGCCATCTTCGATATCGTTAGTTCTGGCTCTACCCTCGTAAGCAACAACCTCAGCGAGGTGGAGGTAGTGATGAAGAGCGAGGCTCTGCTCATAGGTTATCCTGGCATGTCAGAAGAGAAGCGACAGATTCTTGACGAGATGCTGTTCCGTTTCGAGGCTGTTAGACAGGCTGAGGACAAAAAATATGTACGCATGAATGCACCTAAGGATCGTCTGGAGGAAATCATCGACGTGCTTCCTGGACTGAAGAGCCCCACAGTAATTCCCTTGGCTGACAACAACTGGTGCTCAGTTCACACCGTTCTCGACGAAAAGCGCTTCTGGGAGATTATTGGCAAGCTGAAAGAGCTTGGAGCACAGGGCATTCTCGTAACCCCGATAGAAAAGATGATTCTTTAA
- the hisD gene encoding histidinol dehydrogenase, which produces MNVIKYPGREDWASLTSRPHLDVSQLNSVVSGVLDDVRANGDKAVKAYELKFDHAQLDSLQVSEKEMKEARKLVSKDLEEAIRLAHYNIRLFHRSQRFNSKKVETGPGVKCWQKSVAIERVGLYIPGGTAPLFSTVLMLATPAKIAGCKEIVLCTPPNSEGKVNPAILLAAKTAGVSKIFKVGGVQAIGAMAFGTESIPKVFKIFGPGNQYVMAAKQQVSLHDVAIDMPAGPSEVCVIADESANVEFVAADLLSQAEHGADSQVLLITTSEKLVDDVQREIEKQLENLPRKEIAKKALENSRLVLVRDKQEAIDLSNMYAPEHLILQTSDYAELANKVINAGSVFLGKYACESAGDYASGTNHTLPTHGWATTYSGVNLDSFCRKITFQHLTETGVRHIGHAVELMAEAEMLDAHKNAMTVRLNSLK; this is translated from the coding sequence ATGAATGTCATAAAATATCCAGGAAGAGAAGACTGGGCATCTCTCACATCAAGACCACATCTCGACGTATCGCAGTTGAACTCTGTTGTGTCAGGCGTTCTTGATGACGTAAGAGCCAATGGCGACAAAGCAGTAAAAGCCTACGAACTGAAGTTTGACCACGCACAGCTGGACTCGCTCCAGGTAAGCGAGAAAGAGATGAAGGAAGCTCGCAAACTAGTAAGCAAGGATCTGGAAGAAGCCATCAGGCTGGCCCACTATAATATTCGTCTCTTCCACCGTTCACAGCGTTTTAACTCCAAAAAGGTTGAGACAGGCCCTGGAGTGAAATGCTGGCAGAAAAGCGTTGCGATAGAGCGCGTAGGACTATATATACCTGGAGGCACAGCCCCCCTGTTCTCTACTGTACTGATGCTTGCCACTCCTGCCAAGATAGCCGGCTGTAAAGAGATTGTGCTCTGCACTCCTCCAAACAGCGAAGGAAAGGTTAATCCTGCCATTCTGCTCGCAGCAAAGACTGCTGGCGTGAGCAAGATATTCAAGGTGGGTGGCGTTCAGGCTATTGGCGCTATGGCATTCGGAACAGAGTCAATACCAAAGGTGTTCAAGATTTTTGGCCCTGGCAATCAGTATGTTATGGCAGCAAAGCAGCAGGTAAGCCTGCACGACGTGGCTATTGACATGCCTGCTGGTCCGAGTGAGGTATGCGTCATTGCCGACGAGAGTGCAAACGTAGAGTTTGTTGCTGCCGACTTACTGTCACAGGCAGAGCACGGAGCCGACTCGCAGGTACTTCTCATCACAACCTCAGAGAAGCTCGTTGACGATGTTCAGCGCGAGATAGAAAAGCAGCTGGAGAATTTGCCAAGAAAAGAGATTGCAAAGAAGGCTCTCGAAAACAGCCGCCTTGTTCTTGTAAGAGACAAGCAGGAAGCAATAGACTTGTCAAACATGTATGCGCCTGAACATCTCATTCTGCAGACCTCTGACTATGCAGAGTTGGCAAACAAGGTGATAAATGCAGGCAGCGTGTTCCTTGGCAAATATGCTTGCGAGAGTGCAGGCGACTATGCCAGCGGAACCAACCACACGCTTCCTACTCACGGATGGGCAACGACATATAGCGGAGTAAATCTTGACAGCTTCTGCAGAAAGATAACTTTCCAGCATCTCACAGAGACTGGAGTGCGCCACATAGGTCACGCTGTAGAGCTGATGGCTGAAGCTGAAATGCTCGATGCACACAAAAACGCTATGACAGTAAGACTCAATTCGCTAAAATAA
- the hisC gene encoding histidinol-phosphate transaminase, whose amino-acid sequence MKPLEQLVRPNILSLAPYSSARNEYSGKKAHVFLDANENPYNSPLNRYPDPLQLELKELISEVKGVKAENIFLGNGSDEAIDLPYRCFCRPGKDNVVAIEPTYGMYKVCADINDVEYRPVLLDENFQFHADELLAACDDNTKLIWLCSPNNPTGNNLNIEEILKVINKFEGIVIVDEAYSDFSRQKSLRSELAKYPNLIVLNTMSKAWGSAAIRLGMAFASKEIIELFNKVKYPYNVNLLTQEAAMKILDNREDVSKWVSMLLQERAQLMEAFKQLPICEKVYPSDANFFLAKMTDAQAIYDYLVDQGIIVRNRTRIKLCNNCLRVTIGTRSENSELIGALRQYK is encoded by the coding sequence ATGAAACCACTTGAACAACTAGTACGTCCCAACATATTGTCGCTTGCTCCATATAGTAGTGCCCGTAATGAATATTCAGGCAAGAAGGCGCACGTCTTTCTGGATGCAAACGAGAACCCTTACAACTCTCCTCTGAATCGCTATCCAGATCCTCTTCAGTTAGAGCTGAAAGAGCTGATTAGCGAAGTGAAGGGAGTAAAGGCAGAAAACATATTCCTTGGCAACGGAAGTGACGAGGCCATCGACCTGCCCTACAGATGCTTCTGTCGTCCAGGCAAAGACAACGTTGTAGCAATAGAGCCCACATACGGCATGTATAAGGTTTGTGCTGACATCAACGATGTGGAGTATCGTCCTGTTCTGCTCGACGAGAACTTCCAGTTCCATGCTGACGAACTTCTCGCTGCATGCGATGACAACACTAAACTCATCTGGCTCTGCTCGCCTAACAACCCAACAGGCAATAATCTCAACATTGAGGAGATACTGAAAGTCATCAACAAGTTCGAGGGAATAGTCATTGTTGATGAGGCTTACAGCGACTTCTCACGACAGAAGTCACTCAGAAGCGAGCTGGCGAAATATCCTAACCTTATAGTGCTCAACACCATGAGTAAGGCGTGGGGCTCTGCAGCAATACGTCTGGGAATGGCATTCGCTTCAAAGGAAATAATTGAGCTGTTCAACAAGGTGAAATATCCCTACAACGTGAACCTGCTTACGCAGGAGGCTGCGATGAAGATTCTCGACAACAGGGAAGACGTCAGCAAATGGGTATCCATGCTACTTCAAGAGCGCGCCCAGCTGATGGAAGCCTTCAAGCAACTGCCAATATGCGAGAAGGTGTATCCAAGCGATGCAAACTTCTTCCTCGCAAAGATGACTGATGCTCAAGCCATCTACGACTATCTCGTTGACCAAGGCATCATCGTTCGTAATAGGACTCGCATCAAACTTTGCAATAACTGCCTAAGAGTAACAATAGGCACACGCTCAGAAAATAGCGAGCTGATTGGTGCCCTGCGCCAATATAAATAG
- a CDS encoding polyphosphate polymerase domain-containing protein, translating to MPLEEILSTFDPITLAEMSSVKLMNRTDTKFVTTLPMLMRLLDMAQDDYYAQEIGGQRNMLYDTTYFDTRSFSMYQEHQAGHTNRQKIRFRTYVSSNLQFMEIKTKNNHGRTKKKRIEVEDMDLSDTTKREFIDQHLHFNVDDLIPHMHNYFHRITLVNKAKTERLTIDTALEFNNLQTDTHKEMGNLVIIELKRDGLVFSPVLEMLRKLRIHPHGFSKYCMGAAMTNDQLLVNRFKPKLHDVDKILRTKE from the coding sequence ATGCCATTAGAAGAAATCCTGTCAACATTTGACCCAATAACGCTGGCAGAGATGAGTAGCGTAAAACTCATGAACAGGACAGACACGAAGTTTGTCACCACCCTACCCATGCTTATGCGTCTGCTGGATATGGCTCAAGATGACTACTATGCACAGGAGATAGGCGGACAGCGTAACATGCTCTATGACACGACTTATTTTGACACTCGTTCATTCAGCATGTACCAAGAGCATCAGGCTGGTCATACCAATCGACAGAAGATACGCTTCAGAACTTATGTCAGTTCGAACCTACAGTTCATGGAGATAAAGACAAAGAACAATCATGGACGCACGAAGAAGAAGCGCATAGAAGTGGAAGACATGGACCTGAGCGACACTACGAAGCGTGAGTTCATAGACCAACATCTTCATTTCAACGTTGACGACCTCATCCCCCACATGCACAATTACTTTCATAGAATAACGCTTGTGAATAAGGCCAAGACAGAACGTCTCACTATTGATACGGCACTTGAATTCAATAATCTTCAGACTGACACCCATAAGGAAATGGGCAATCTTGTCATCATTGAGTTGAAGCGCGACGGACTCGTCTTCTCCCCTGTTTTGGAAATGCTGCGCAAACTGCGCATCCATCCTCACGGTTTCAGCAAGTACTGCATGGGAGCAGCCATGACTAACGACCAGTTACTCGTGAACCGTTTCAAGCCGAAACTGCACGATGTGGATAAAATATTAAGAACAAAAGAATAA